One window from the genome of Pseudomonadota bacterium encodes:
- a CDS encoding HAD family hydrolase: protein MQKISAVIFDVDNTLYDFTAFYRPAFEAMLDKISEKSGIDQEQLKKEFRAIHQREGTSEFVFAVQELPSLKKLHPGEDLTETYADAIHAFRKARKQNLKLYDGVKETLEKLKESGTRIIAYTESPGYHAMSRLKQLGLDGLIDCVYSMPDHDMPGQVKREDVRLYDKSNYAFAKTEMRHTTPGVLKPNPETLEGIVEELNIDADEVLYVGDHLMKDVSMAKAMGLHAAHAAYGSYMGDNNYELLKQLTFWTDEMIEKEKQYHDQPQIAPDTTLSKNINELFRHFTFTAYQGTPKDSAKFAASPFCKTTQDAEKPSAKQQSPKTPKR, encoded by the coding sequence ATGCAGAAAATTTCCGCCGTCATTTTCGACGTCGATAACACGCTTTATGATTTCACCGCCTTCTATCGCCCGGCTTTCGAGGCGATGCTCGATAAAATCTCTGAAAAAAGCGGCATTGATCAGGAACAGCTGAAAAAAGAATTCCGCGCCATCCATCAGCGCGAAGGCACCTCCGAATTCGTTTTCGCCGTACAGGAGCTCCCATCTTTAAAGAAATTGCATCCCGGCGAAGACCTTACCGAAACCTATGCCGATGCCATCCATGCCTTCCGCAAGGCACGTAAACAGAATTTGAAGCTCTATGACGGCGTGAAAGAAACGCTGGAAAAGCTGAAAGAGTCAGGCACGCGCATCATTGCCTATACGGAATCCCCCGGCTATCACGCCATGTCACGCTTGAAACAACTGGGGCTGGACGGTCTTATTGACTGCGTTTATTCAATGCCCGACCATGACATGCCCGGCCAAGTCAAACGCGAAGATGTGCGCCTTTACGATAAAAGCAATTACGCCTTCGCAAAAACCGAAATGCGCCACACCACGCCGGGGGTTTTAAAACCGAACCCGGAAACACTGGAGGGCATTGTCGAAGAACTCAATATCGATGCGGATGAAGTCCTCTATGTCGGCGATCACTTAATGAAGGATGTCAGCATGGCAAAGGCGATGGGGCTGCACGCCGCCCATGCCGCCTATGGCTCCTATATGGGCGACAATAATTACGAATTGCTCAAACAGCTGACCTTCTGGACCGATGAGATGATCGAAAAGGAAAAACAATATCACGACCAACCCCAAATCGCGCCCGATACCACGCTGTCCAAAAACATCAATGAACTGTTCCGGCATTTCACCTTTACTGCCTATCAGGGAACCCCGAAAGACAGCGCCAAATTCGCCGCCAGCCCGTTCTGCAAAACCACGCAGGATGCGGAAAAACCATCCGCCAAACAACAATCCCCGAAAACACCGAAACGCTAA
- the mtaB gene encoding tRNA (N(6)-L-threonylcarbamoyladenosine(37)-C(2))-methylthiotransferase MtaB: protein MDNVNTETVAENETTAPQDIDIVTFGCRLNIHESEVMRDHAKSAGLKDTVIINTCAVTKEAERSARQAIRRLRRERPSANIVVTGCSAQIDPASYAKMPEVNHVIGNDLKLKAETWQSAQHPPAKVLVNDIMSVKETAGHLISGFETHARAFVQVQNGCDHRCTFCIIPFGRGNSRSVPIGEIVDQVRKLVAAGYAEVVLTGVDVTSYGPDLPGNPTLGQMIRRLLALVPELTRLRLSSLDPVEIDDDLWHLIEHEPRLMPHLHLSVQAGDDMILKRMKRRHLRKDILDVCEKARRLRPDIVFGADIIAGFPTETDEMFENTRKLVAEAGLAYLHVFPYSPRPGTPAARMPQVAGNIRKSRAAILRAEGATQLQALLAKHDGSLCNVLVEKNNAGHSEHFLPVVLQEENDDVPHGTLLPVRITGITEDKALGVRA from the coding sequence ATGGATAATGTGAACACGGAAACAGTCGCGGAAAATGAAACCACCGCTCCGCAAGATATTGATATCGTCACCTTCGGCTGTCGATTGAATATCCATGAATCCGAAGTCATGCGCGACCATGCCAAATCAGCCGGATTGAAAGACACCGTCATCATCAATACCTGCGCCGTGACGAAAGAGGCGGAGCGCAGTGCGCGTCAAGCCATCCGCCGTTTGCGCCGCGAACGTCCCTCGGCAAATATCGTCGTCACAGGCTGTTCGGCGCAGATTGATCCCGCAAGCTATGCCAAAATGCCCGAGGTTAATCATGTCATCGGCAATGATTTGAAATTGAAGGCCGAAACATGGCAGAGCGCACAACATCCGCCCGCAAAAGTACTCGTCAATGACATCATGTCGGTGAAAGAAACCGCAGGCCATCTGATCAGCGGCTTTGAAACCCATGCCCGCGCTTTCGTCCAAGTGCAAAACGGCTGTGACCACCGCTGCACTTTCTGCATCATTCCCTTCGGGCGCGGCAATTCGCGCTCCGTCCCGATTGGCGAGATTGTCGATCAGGTGCGCAAACTCGTCGCCGCAGGCTATGCCGAGGTTGTGCTGACAGGCGTTGACGTCACCTCCTACGGGCCTGATCTGCCGGGCAATCCGACGCTGGGGCAGATGATCCGCCGCTTGCTGGCACTCGTCCCTGAACTGACGCGGTTGCGCCTGTCCTCGCTTGATCCTGTCGAAATTGATGATGATCTCTGGCATCTGATCGAACATGAGCCGCGCTTGATGCCGCATCTGCATCTTTCCGTTCAGGCAGGGGATGATATGATTTTAAAACGGATGAAGCGCCGCCATCTACGCAAAGATATTCTCGATGTTTGTGAAAAGGCGCGCCGTCTGCGCCCTGATATTGTCTTCGGCGCGGATATCATCGCAGGCTTTCCGACCGAAACCGACGAGATGTTTGAAAATACCCGCAAGCTGGTGGCGGAGGCGGGGCTGGCCTATCTGCATGTCTTCCCTTATTCGCCGCGCCCCGGAACGCCTGCGGCACGGATGCCGCAAGTGGCGGGCAATATCCGCAAATCCCGCGCCGCCATTCTGCGTGCGGAAGGCGCAACGCAGTTACAGGCATTGCTGGCAAAACATGACGGCAGCCTGTGCAATGTGCTGGTGGAAAAAAACAATGCGGGGCATAGTGAACATTTCCTGCCTGTTGTGCTACAAGAAGAAAATGATGACGTTCCGCACGGAACACTTCTGCCGGTGCGCATTACCGGCATCACGGAAGACAAAGCATTGGGAGTGCGCGCATGA